In the Salvia miltiorrhiza cultivar Shanhuang (shh) chromosome 8, IMPLAD_Smil_shh, whole genome shotgun sequence genome, ACTCGTTATTGCAAGCAGCTTGCTAAAGATCAATAGTCTCTAAATTCTTCATCGACTCTCGCATCTTTCCATTGCATAAAATTGATGATGGTGTGTTGAAAGTAATTTGCAGAGATATAGATTAATTTACAAAGATTTGATTGGTGACATTTTTCGATGTTTAGTATATTAATTATTGAGGGCAATGCTTTATAGAGTAaactaataaatttatatttatttatttactattattattatatagagTGTTATAAAgagtaatataaatatataatcttCCCTTGAGATGTCCTATCACATAATTATAATGCAGtttaaaattttgggctttGGTATTGAAGTCCATTAGGCCTCTGTCAACAAATCCCGAGGAAGTCAGAGATACAGGAACTTCAGGAAGGTTCGAGAAGAGGCCTGCTAGTCATTGGGCCTCaacttttttctttatttatattatcACAGTATCATGAAAGTTGCGGATAATAGAAGTCCGAGGATCCCATTTACCTTGGCCTACCTCATTCATTTTATTCTATAGAGTAAATTTATAAagctaaataataataataataataataataataataatatttcatGAAACTGTGAAAAAGAGTTGAGTGACAGCTGTTTTCAGATGCCAGCTCTTAATTTGTGAACAAAAAATATAGTAGTACCTTATTTGTGGATTCCATAACCAAATTGTCCAGTTTATTGATACTTTAACTAAATAGTCTATAGAGTAAATTTATTACATTGAACTTTATTACGTGAAATAAAGGGGTTATTGTCAGaaaatacatgtagtttgtcaattttctgatttataacatgacttttataatttgaccagaaaatacatcaattttcaattaatcgcaattataacatgactttatagtctgacaagaaaattcaccaagtttcaatttattctcaattataacatgaccttatcaagattatttttcatcatagatgtattaatatttattttatttatattaaattattatgtataaaaaattgttaattaattgattaatttttataaaaattaagttagatgattaattatttcataatatatatatatatatatatatatatatatatcaagatattatattgatggtttaaaaatacatatatacatatatatatatatgtatatctacattttcaacacacaaatgcacatatatatatatatatatatatatatttgattttaatattccattaatatattacatatataataagtatttatttatttaaattatgaaattataaaatattaggaccaataaataatttaggtacatatataatagaaactatgttaaaaagtaaataatattatatattatttacatatagatgtatatttatcaaatatatatgtgtgtatatatatatatatagtatattgtgagatgaaaagaaaattaaaaatatttaatgtattaaactttgatattattatactaaattaattacaaggtcatgttataattgagaataaattgaaacttggtgtattttcttgtcagactataaagtcatgttataattgcgattaaattgaaaattgatgtattttctggtcaaattataaagtcatgttataaaccagaaaattgacaaactacatgtattttTCGGCAATAACCCCTGAAATAAAGTTGCCATATAATGAAGATTATTTCCAGTGATTATACTAAAGTATACTCACACaactgaaaatttaaaaatgatataTGCATATTACTTTAGGAAAAAGATAATTTCAATATCGCTCAGTTTGGGATTGACTGTCTATTGCTATCCAACTCACGCACGtacacacactcacactcacGCAGAATCTTTTATTAGAAAAATTCTGAGAATGTGCCTGTGGATAAAGGAAGCAGTGAATAATCTTATACcaaaagtaaattaaatattcCCAATAGATAAAGCTGAAACTGGCCATTCACCCTCTTATCTCTCTTTTTCCTTCATAATTCAATGATCTtagctttctctctctctccacattTTGATAACATAATTGAATGGACCACTCAAATGCAAACTTTGAAGCCCTCATCTCTTCAAAGCAAGATTCTCAACATCACTGCAcatatacatctatatatatggctctttttttctttttcttttttataattcaTGAGTTAAAAGCAATTAAAATGCTTTTATCAAGATTTAGATTTAATATATTACTTCCTCCTTCTCACTTCAAATAACccaatttctattttgggttgtcccacttcagATGATCCAatccaaatttaaaaataaaattaggcatttaacactactttttgggctgtcccaccaCCATTTTACACATTTATCACATATTTTTTGATCTCCAGTAAATGTCTCATAAATGGATGATTTTAGGTCTGGAGATGTTATACGCATGCACATAGTACTTTTCTGCAATCTAAAGTGGATGTCTACACAAACTTCTGTTCAACCTGAAAACTTTCAATATATATTATCTGCAATTCTGCATGCACACCAAATCGTTCAAAGCTATAAAGATATTAAAAGTGAAAGGTGTCAACAAAAGAAAGATTTCTCTTTCccggaaagaaataaaataacttttgtcttttgtgtgtgtgtgtgagagagagaggggggggatTTTTCAGGTCCCAAGTAGCATACATGCATATGTGAACATACTATAATAAAGAAAAACAAGGAGTATTAAAGAAAAACGAAGGAGTATTAAGTAGTTGATTTGTAAGAGAGTTGCTCAAACTATATATAGCTTACTCTTTATACACATACTCTCTATTACACATATGCAAAAGGGCTTAACTAGAGTAACTTCAcgaattaattaactatattaaTTAGACATTCACCTTAATTTCCCCAACAACGGTGAAAATAGAATCACGTGATGGAGCAACCCGTCTCATCATGATTAAAATCTATAATGGAATCAGACGATAGATTTGTAGGATAAGACTCATATGCATAAGAATACATAGGCAACGTATAATACGAATTAGCCATACTCGCATTTGGTGGCGCACTGTTGTAGCTCATCCCATACTCCGCCGCAGGATAGTAGAACTGCGGATAACTGAACACTTGCTGACGTGGACAACTCTCATTCGCCTGATCAACGGGCCCACCACTGGCTGCAGCCGGCGGAGGCCATCCACTGCCACCAGGTGCCGGTGCTGGTGCAGGTGCAGGTGCACCGCCGGCATTgcccttcttctttttcttcttcttcttcttcttacctccgccgccgccaccctGAGCTGCGGCAACCTGCCCGTCGCCCTTCTCCTCCGCGTGATCCTCACCGGAAGAGTCGCAGCCGTTTTTCGGGCCGTCTGCTAGATCTACTCTCTTCTCGCCGCTGTCGCCGGCGGCGGCGTCGCCATCTTTTGACTGTTTTTCCGACCAAAGCTCGGCATTTTTTCCCGATCTGATGAGCTTCTTGATCAACGTCCCAGATTCGACGTTGCCCGTTACCTCAACTCTGTGCTGTTTGGAATCTATCTCTATCTTATACACTCCTTATTCACATAATTGTTCAGTTTTTAGAAATGATATAGATGTATAAACAATAAACACTATTGAATgagttaaaatataaaaaaattgcatgCATACCTTCAATATTTTGAAGGACTTTCTTTACTTTCTTTTTGCATCCGCCACAATGAATTGACACTCTCAAGATCCATGTCTGCATAATTAGAAAGTATATAAATCCATCTACACATAATTTACTACATcgacaaatttatatatacagTATACCTTATAGGTGAGGGGTGGGGAGCCttcgccggcgccggcgccggggCCGGGGCCGCCATCGCCATCGCCACTGTCGCCGTCAGCATCTGGAGCTTTTTCCATGGAGCCTGCGCGTTAGTGAAAGCGGAGAAGA is a window encoding:
- the LOC131000461 gene encoding heavy metal-associated isoprenylated plant protein 36-like, with the translated sequence MEKAPDADGDSGDGDGGPGPGAGAGEGSPPLTYKTWILRVSIHCGGCKKKVKKVLQNIEGVYKIEIDSKQHRVEVTGNVESGTLIKKLIRSGKNAELWSEKQSKDGDAAAGDSGEKRVDLADGPKNGCDSSGEDHAEEKGDGQVAAAQGGGGGGKKKKKKKKKKGNAGGAPAPAPAPAPGGSGWPPPAAASGGPVDQANESCPRQQVFSYPQFYYPAAEYGMSYNSAPPNASMANSYYTLPMYSYAYESYPTNLSSDSIIDFNHDETGCSIT